TCTTGCGCTTTACTTTTACACGACATTGTAAATTTTTCCTTTGCATAACCCTCTGCACTGTTTTACGATTCACTTTTTTATTATAAATACGACCTAGTAAAGCAGTTATCTTGCGATGACCAAAACGATAGTGATACTTCAAGCAGAGTTGTTCAATTAGGTATTCAAGTTCTGTACTTGTGTTTTGAAACTTCGCTTTCCAGCGATAATACGTTGCTCGTGGTACAGCAAACAATTTTAGTATCTCCGTAATAGTAAACCGATCTTTAAAGCTCTCTACAACGTCAATTAGGCTCGATTTTTTCACCTCCTTTGAAATTCCTGATACTTTTTTAGGACTTCTATCTGCAACTCTAATTGACGAATTCTCAGGTCTTTGGTAGCTATCTCGTCTAGCTGATCTTGTCCGTATTTTCCATACATATATTGTTTGCCTACCTGTTGAGCAAACCGATACGTTTCTCCATTACGAAACCACTTCATCCATGTCTTTATCTGAGATTTATCCTTGATACCAAGTTCATCCATAATCTGTTTATTCGTATAACCCTCTTGCTTCATCTTTACGACTTGCCACTTCACCTCTTCTGGATAAGAAACTCTTGTACCCATGAAAGAAGCACCTCCCATCAAATCATATTGTTTAATACGATTCAGGAGGTGCTTTTTCCTTGTCTCAATTTACTGGGTCACTTCACCTTGTAGCCCGGTTTTTTTTGTGTTTATAAGTGAAATTATTCACAAAGTATGATTTCATCCTCCTTCATGGGTTGTAGATAAAGATCATCCTGTTTATCTGATAAAGTACCTCTCACAGTGGAGGAAAAGATTTTGGGTTTTTCTTACAATAAGAGCAAGAAAAGTAAAGCGGGGAAGGCTGATGCTTATAACAAAAAAACTAAACACATGGGAGATCGTGCTGGACGGCGAGACGTTATTTGTGGAAAAAGATTCAGAGCGCTTAACACATGATGAGATGGTTGAACTTGCGGCTGAGTTACACATTTTGTATCAATATGTCCACATTAATCATTGTTTCATTACGTACCGTCATAGTGTGAACTTGGAAGATGAGGATGAACACACACGATCAAACTGGCATGTATTAATAGCCGGTTTGCATTCCAGTTTAGCTTTGATGCCTATCCTCCTGATACCTTTTTTTGTCTCTACATTTCGAAAGGAGGAAGTACCGTAATGATAAAAGGAAAAGGGATAAAGATTATATCCATCCTATCTGTATTGGTCTCCTCCGTAGCTGTGAGTTTAAGCTTTGCTGGGATTGATGTAAAGAATCAGTTAAGTACCTGGTACAACCAGAAGATGAGGGCATCGAGTAACACAATTGAAGAAACAACTGACTCTTATAAGCAGAATAGTAATAACAAAGTGGTAGAAGAAGCAAAGTTCAAAACTGATAAAGCCCTTTTCTTGCTGGAACAAGAAATGATTCAAGTGTCCAAAACAGGAGAAAAATCAATTGATGAGTACGTAGACCGTCAGAAAACACGATTGAATCAAAAACAAAACATATTAGAACAGCAAGAATTACCTACGGAGTTCAAACAATTTGTACAACAATCCAATGAGAACATCAATGAAGAACTAGATAAAGAAACAATTGATTTCCTTCATAAATTTACTTCAGAACAACAGGTGTTTGACAAATAGAAGGGCATTGTTTCCTTAAATCCCCTTTAAAAAAAGACAGGAGATGAAGAGGTTGAAAAAAGTAAAAAGTAAAATCGTGATTGGTGTGTTAGCAGTTGGTCTGATTGGTAGCTTAGGTACTGCATTTGCGGCCGTTGATGTAGGTGGCCAGCTTAAAAATTGGTATGATAAACAATTCGCTGCTTCAGCATCGTCTATTACGAAAGAAGCGGTTAATTACGGAAACGAGAAAAAGGCAATTACAGAAGGTGAGATTAATAAGCTAAAGAATCAGGTTGCTGACCGTGTTAAGCAAGCGGGTAGCGAGGAAGCAAATCGTGCCGTCGCTTCAGTAACAGCTGCTAAAAACGATTATTTGAATGCTTTGAGAGGCAAAACGAACGAAATCAAGGGCAATATGCAGAACCAATACAACCAGAAGGTAGAGGGATTAAAGCAGGAAATTAACAAAGCAGCCAATCATACAAAAGTCAATTCGATCGTCGATCTTACAAATAAAGTGAACCACGCTGGAGAAGCAGGAAAACAAGAAGTAAGAACAAACGTTACTAGTGCACAAGACAAAGCAAAGCAAGAACTAACCAGTGCGATTAACGATGCTAAGAATACGATTAATGGTTTGATTCGCGAGAAAGAAGCTAGCTCTAAAGAGGAAACAAAACGCTTTATTGACGAAAAAGTTGCTGAAATCCAAAAAGTAGTTGACGAATCCGCTAAATTATTGGAGAAACAAGTGAAGGATGCTATTAAAGATACAGGTGCTAAGGCTGAAAAGGATGCAAAGAATAGCTTGGATCAACTAGTAGCCGATCAATTTAAATAAAAAACTATTATCATACATTGTCAGAGCTTCTGTTGTAAGCTCTGACAATGCCCATTAAGGGGGAAAAGATGTGTTAAGTAGATCGAAAAGAGAAAAGCAGCGACGTAATAAGGTGCGAAAACGAATTTTCCTTGGATTTGTTTCTTTAAGCATGTGTTTTGGTCTAACGATGGGTGTTGCCTATGCTGATGTGGATGTTACGCAATTATTACAAGGATGGTATACACAAAGTGCCGAGACAGCCAAGCAATCGGTAACTGATGCCCTAAAAACGGAGACGCAAGTACAAAAGGAGCGCTTGAAGGCAGAAATCCAACGAAAACTTCTAGAATCGGCTGAAGATTTAAAGCAATTTACTGTGGAAGAAAAAGCAGCACGACTTACATCTTTAGCAGATTATTCCGGTACCCTAATCGATAATTTGGATATCTCCAATGAAAAGGATAAACGGCAAGTAGAAAGAAAAATGGATGCCATTCTAAGTAGCGCTAAACATGCAATGAAGGACCTGGCGGACAGTTATGAAGCTCCTTCCCTGGAGTTTATTCCAACTCCACCCCCACCACCTGTAAAGGGAGGCACGCCGGTTCCAACGCCAGAAGTACCACCCGTATCTGTACCAAACCCAAGCGAGCCGCACCAGCCAGCACCAGTGCCAAATCCAAGCGAGCCGCAACAGCCAGCACCAGTGCCAAATCCAAGCGAGCCGCAACAGCCGGCACCAGTACCAAACCCAAGCGAGCCGCAACAGCCAGCACCAGTGCCAAATCCAAGCGAGCCACAACAGCCGGCACCAGTGCCAAACCCAAGCGAGCCGCAACAGCCAGCACCAGTGCCAAACCCAAGCGAGCCGCACCAGCCGGCACCAGTGCCAAACCCAAGCGAGCCGCACCAGCCGGCACCAGCACCAAACCCGAGCGAATCGCACCAGCCGGCACCAGCACCAAACCCGAGCGAATCGCAACAGCCGGCATCTGAACAACATCAGGAAATGCCACCAGATGAGAAGCCAATCCTAACTGTAGAGGGACCTGATCCAAGAGAGAGTCAGGAGCGCCCAGCAGATATTCCAGACCCAACAAACACAGCGCAAGAACCACTTTCAACACCATGATCTATTCATAATGAGAAAACTACAACTCTATAAGAAAAAGGTGTTAAGGATGGAAATGATAAAACTAAAAACAAAAGAAAATGATGCCACACCTAACCAACCTAAAAAGTCATTCCAATCTGAGCTTTTCAGTTGGCTACGTTTTTTTCTGGTATTAGCAGTCGGTTACTTTCTTATGATAAATAGCATTGGTCTTACAAGGGTAGTTGGTCATTCGATGGATCCTACCATGCAGGATGGAAGTATCGTCCTGTTGAATAAAATTCCGACTCATTTTGCAAAGCCAGCTTTTGGTGATGTAGTGGTTATTCACGAGGAAGCGAAGGGGTACGAAATCATAAAAAGAATTATTGGTTTGCCTGGTGATACGGTGAAAATTGAAAAAGGAGTCGTCTATGTGAATGATAGCCCTCTGCCAGAACTATATACGCAAGGCGTATCGGAGGATATAGCTCTACTTACAATTTCTCAGGATCACATGTTTGTGTTAGGAGATAATCGAACATTGGGTGAAAGTATGGATAGCCGTGATCCTAGCATTGGTCAAATACCTATTACAGATATTAAGGGTTATGTTTCCTTATCGCTGTTTCCCTTTTATCAAGTAGCTAAGCCTTTAGAATTGTAAAAGAATATAACACACTGTTTTGAAGTATCGATAACGAATACTTGTAGAATCCAGCCTTTGGCATAAGGCTGGATTTTTCTTTTCTTAAACATAATAGTAGCTTGGGCTAGCTATACTAAGAAAGCTAGTCCATTCCCCAATCCTGATATCTATATGGCGATAAATGAGTAAAATATTTTGTTTACATCACCCAATTTTTTATAAATAGATTGATAGAAGTAGAAGGAAATCAAGCTTTATTTAATCAGTTTTAGAAAAGATGGCATGGGCTAGACATAGTTTATTCACAAATAAACACTAGCTACAAATTCGACAAAAATTCGCCCTGCATTGTTCACAACATAACGATAGTTTTTAACATAAATGTTGAGTATGTGTGATAAAATTCACACTGTAAGAGAATGATTTATGGTATGAGGGGGGAGTACGATTGGATCTGGATAGCACTATGTTAGCCCGAATACTAACATCCGTGACACTGGGGTTTCATATTATTTTTGCTTCAATGGGTGTAGGTATTCCTTTGGTTATCTCTATTGCCGAGTTTATTGGAATTCGTAAAAAAGACAAAGCTTATCTATTAATGGCACGCCGTTGGACACGAGGATTCACTGTGACAGTAGCAGTTGGGGTAGTGACAGGAACCTGTATCGGGTTACAATTAAGTCTTTTGTGGCCATCATTTATGAAATTGGCCGGAGAGGTAATAGCATTACCGCTGTTTTTAGAAACGTTTATGTTCTTCTTTGAAGCAATTTTCTTAGGCATTTATATTTATACATGGGACCGATTTAAGAATCCGTATCTTCACTGGCTTATCTCTATTCCAGTGATAATTGGTTCCACTGGTTCTGCTTTCTTCATTATGACAGTGAATGCTTTTATGAATACGCCGCAGGGCTTCACCCTAGTGGATGGAGTACTGCGTGATATTCAACCGATGGTAGCGATGTTTAATCCAGCTACACCTTCTAAGGTGGGGCATATGGTCTTTGCTGCTTATGCCACTAGTGCCTATGTGATGGCTGCAATCGCTGCCCTAAGCATGCTAAAGGGGAAGACGCATTCCTATCACAAAAAGGCACTTAACCTGTCACTGACACTTGCGTTTATCTTTTCCATGGGGACTGCTGTGTGGGGAGATATCGCTGGTAAATTCCTAGCCGAGTATCAACCTGCGAAGCTAGCGGCAGCAGAATGGCATTTTGAAACCACTGACAAGGCAGAATTTGTGTTTGGTGGTGTTTTGGATAAAGAAAAGCAAGAGGTTAAGTATGCAATTAAGGTACCCTATGCCTTGAGTATTTTAGCGACTAATTCCCCAAATGGCGTAGTGGTAGGGTTAAATGACATTCCCCGCGATGAATGGCCTCCACTGTTTATTCATTATCTGTTTGATAGTATGGCAACCATTGGCGGATATATGGCATTAGTTCCAGTGCTTTACTTCTTGATTGTAAAAGTACGGAAGCGAGTACCACCTAAATGGATTTTGTGGGCTTCTGCTCTTGGAGCTCCACTCGGATTTTTAGCGATTGAATTTGGCTGGATGTTTGCGGAGATTGGTAGACAACCTTGGATATTAAATGGTTATTTACGAACGATGCATGCAGCGACGACGGCAAATAATGTCGGTGAAATGCTCATTCTTTTCTGCTTGCTGTACGCCTTTCTGGGAACGGTGTGCGCCCTTGTCCTGAAGCGAATGTTCAAAGATAAACCAGTCGAATTGGAACTGGAAAAATAGGACGGGGAGGTAGGAATACATGACGCTTGCACTTCTAGGGATTACCATACTGTGGATTTTCCTGTATGGCTATCTGATCATTGCTTCCATTGACTTTGGAGCGGGATTTTTTGCTTACTATTCTAGACGCCGCAAGAAGGACCACATCGTGAACGGAATTATTCAGCGCTATTTGTCTCCTGTCTGGGAAGTTACAAATGTGTTTTTAATCTTCTTTATTGTGGGGATTGTCGGCTTTTTCCCAGACACAGCTTATTATTACGGCACAGCGTTATTAATCCCCGGTAGTTTAGCTTTAGTGTTGTTGTCATTACGTGGTTCTTTCTATGCATTTGCGCATTACGGGGCTAGAGACAGTACATTTTATTATGGAATTTATGGGATTACGGGCTTGTTGCTTCCTGCTGCTTTATCTACCGTTCTTGTAGCATCAGAGGGTGGATTTATTGTGGAAGAAGGCAATAAGATCCATCTGTTAATGGGCAAAATGCTGGCAACACCTTACACATATGCTGTTATATTACTTGCTTTAGTCAGCGTATTATTTATTAGTGCAACCTTTTTGACCTTTTATGCTAACAAAGCAGGTGACAAGGGCGCGACCAAGATGTTGCACTCTTATGCAATGATCTGGTCTCTTCCAACTATAATTGCTAGCTTGCTTGTGTTTTGGACCATTCAGATTCATAACCCAGAGCATTATGCCAAAATGTTGGAAAACGGCTGGTTTTTCGTCGTATCTTTTATTTGGTTTATGATAGCCACCTTTTTATTGTATAAACGACGCGCGTATGGTTGGGCGTTTATTGCGGTCATGCTACAGTTTTTCTTTGCTTTCTTCGGATATGGTAAAGCGCATTTACCTTACTTGTTGTATCCCTACATCACAATCACTGATAGTATTAACAGTCCAGAGATGGGGAAAGCACTGGTCATTGGATTCATAGCAGGGCTGTGTTTATTAGTTCCTTCGCTTATTTTGTTGATGAGGCTCTTCTTATTTGACGCTAAATACGTCAAAGGGGACAAGAAAAACCAGTAATTTGTTAACAATTTTTGACAAGAGAAGTACTCCAGCAGTTTGGGGCTGCTTCTCTTTTTTTTCTATAGGGGACATATGATATATTTGAATTATCGTAAAATGAGGAGGATATTATTGATGAGTAATATCGTGAGGGAAATTACACCTGAAGAGGTGTTGACGAAAGTAAAGGAGAAGGCTGCTATTCAAATTATTGATGTGAGAGAACCAGAAGAGTGGGTAGCAGGTCATATTGCAGAAGCGATCTTAATTCCCTTAAATGATGTACCAGCTTCTCTGGACCGATTTGATACTTCCAAAGAAATCATCATGGTATGCCGAAGTGGAGCAAGAAGCTACCATGCTTGTGAATTTTTAAAGCATAATGGAATTGAAGCAGTCAATATGGAAGGCGGCATGCTGGCTTGGCCAGGAGAGATTGCTCGCTAAAGTAAAGTGGGGGAGTAACATGCCGAAACAACAGATGAAATGGTTGGGCTGGCTTGGAGCAATGTTTCTGTTACTCGTCGTAACCGGTTGTGGTGGCAGCGATAATAAGGAAGGCACTATCGAATTGCAAGCCACCCAAGATGGTTATCAGGCGAAGCTGGAAATAAAGCCGGGAATAGCTGGAATTAATACGTACACAGTCACGATTACCAATGACAAAGCGCAAGCGGAATCAGGGCAAGGAGCTGTCTTGCATTTTGAGATGCCTAGCATGGATACTCATGGTAAAAGTGAAAAGGAGTTAAAGAAGCAAAAGGAAACACATTGGCAAGAATCCGGCCCTCATATTATGATGCCTGGCGAATGGCAGAGCACGCTGGAATGGAAAGATGATCAAGGCAAAGTGCACACGTTTCTATACAACTACGAGATAAAAGAGTAGGGGGATAAAAATGGAGGATGTAACAGCAGGGAGCCTCTATCGAAAGTGGTTGCCCATCTTTGGAGTTATTATTATTCTGATCGCTGTAGGCAGTGTTTTGTACAAGAGCTATTTTTCTACGGCTGATATGCCAATTATTAAGAAAGTTCAAGATTTTACGTTGGAGCGTATGGACGGGCAGAATGTCAAACTTTCTGATTCCAATGGTAAAGTCCGCCTCGTCTCATTCATTTTTTTACGTTGTCCCGACGTATGTCCGCTTACCACGCAACATATGGTGGATTTACAGAATAAATTAAAAGAAGATGGGATGTATGGAAAAGACATAGAGTTTATTTCGGTCACATTTGATTATGAGAACGATACTCCAGAAGCATTACAGAAATATGCGAAAGCAGTTCAAGCTGATCCAAGCGGCTGGCAATTCCTACGTGGACCAGATGACATTATGAAGCCTATATTGAACGATTTCTGGATCGGGGCAGAGAAGCAAAAAGACGGCTTATATGTACATACCATGAAGACATTCCTGTTAGACAAAAATCAAAATATTCGTCAGATATATGGTATGGCGGATGATATGGATAAAGAAAAGATTTTGCGAGAAATGAAAAAACTAGTCAGAGAGTAAGAGATTCAATAGCTGTTGAAGTAGTCAATTCCTTGAAAATAGCTAGAAAAGAATGTGAAAGCTGCCAAGAGTATATGGCAGCTTTTTTCTTACCCAAAAAGCGCTTCCTTCAAACCCACCTACATAAAACCTTAACAATCCTTAACACTCCTTTTACGTTACGTTCATCCTAGCTTTAAGCTAGGGAGGTAGGATGAGAGTGTAAAAGAAATCAAATGATTGAAGGCGACGAGGGGGATTTCCTTTGAAAAAGATTTCATCCATTCTTATGGCAGGTATGCTATCTGTAGGTTTACTTTTAACTGGCTGCGGAGCGGGAGGCACTTCTAATGCGACAGCACCGGCTACACCAGCACCAGCCAAAACAGAAACGAAAACAGATACAAATACAGCCAGCAGCGGTTCTATCACAGCTGTAGGGTCCACAGCAATGCAGCCGTTAGTAGAGCAAGCAGCTAAGAAATTTATGGAGAAAAATCAGCAAGTGCAAATTCAAGTGCAAGGTGGAGGTAGTGGTACGGGTTTGAGCCAGGTGGCCAATGGTGCATCTACTATCGGAAACTCTGATATTTTTGCGGAAGAAAAGAAAGGAATTCCTGCTGACCAATTGGTAGATCACAAAATTGCTGTAGTAGGTATGGCAGCCGTGACTCATCCTAAGGCGGGTGTAGATAATCTAACAAAGCAACAATTAATTGATATCTTTACAGGCAAAGTAACGAACTGGAAAGAAGTCGGTGGAGCGGATCAAAAGGTTACATTGGTCAACCGCCCGAAAAACTCTGGTACTCGTGCTACTTTCGTACAATATGCTTTGGATGGTGCAGAGGAAGCTGAAGGTATCACAGAGGATTCTTCCGGTACAGTTCGCAAAATTATTGCTGAAACACCTGGGGCAATCGGATACCTTGGTACTTCATATCTAAATGACACTGTTAAAGCAGTAAAACTAGATGGTGTAGAAGCTACAACAGAAAACATCGTAACGAATAAATATAAAGTGTGGGCTTATCAGCACATGTATACAAAAGGTGAGCCAACTGGTGCGCAAAAAGAGTTCTTGGAATTCATGGCAAGTGACGAAGTACAAACAGGAATCGTACAAGAATTGAAATACATCCCAGCCTCTGCCATGAAGGTGGAAAGAACAGCTAAGGGTGAGATTACACAAAAATAGAGAAACGTGTAGCTCAGAAAAAGGTTAACTAATTAAAGGGGGAGCGTTTAGTGAGCGCTGAGCAAAGAACAACACTGTTACAGCAGGGAACACCAGTAAGAGCGGGGCAAATGAGAAACTCCGCTTCTGCCAAAAAACTTTCCGACCGGTTCCACATCAATAAAAAACATGAATGGGAAGAAAAAGCAGGGAAGCTGATTACAGCTGTCTGTGCGGGATTGTTAGGCCTTCTAACGCTCTCCATCCTCTATTTTATTGCTTCGCGTGGCCTCGCTACCTTTATGGTGGACGGGGTTAGCGTGTCGCAATTTTTTACCGGTACAAAATGGGACCCGGAAGCAGAGCCAGGTCAATTTGGAGCAGTAGCCTTTATACTAGGTTCCTTTGGAGTTACATTGATTGCAACAATGATTGCAGCCCCTTTAGGTATTGGAGCAGCTGTGTATATGACTGAGATTGCTCCCAAGTTTGGTCAAAAGGTATTGAAGCCAGTTATGGAGTTGTTAGTTGGAATTCCATCGGTTGTATACGGATATGTAGGTCTTACCTTGCTTGTTCCGTTTCTTCGCAGTCAATTTGATATTTTAGGATTTAGCTTACTTGCAGGGGGAATTGTTCTAGCAATTATGATCCTGCCCACTGTGACCAGTGTTGCCGCTGATGCAATCGCCACTGTGCCACAGGAATTACGCAATGCCTCGCTAGCGCTAGGTGCTACTCGTTGGCAAACGATTCGCCATGTTGTGCTATATACAGCACGTTCTGGTTGTCTGACAGGTGTTGTTCTTGGTATGGCTCGGGCCTTCGGTGAGGCGTTAGCTGTCCAAATGGTTATCGGAAATACGATGAAGCTACCTGGAGGTTTATTCGATCCGTCGATTACTCTGACAAGTGGTATCACATTAAATATGGGAAATACGATCCCAGGTACTCCCTACCATAATGCGCTTTGGTCCATGTGCTTGGTTCTGTTGGCTATGTCCCTATTGTTTATCTTGGTGGTTCGCTTAATCGGTAGAAAGAAGGGGGCAAAATAATGACTAACAAGCAAAAGGATAAAATTGCCACCTTTCTACTAACTGGAATTGCTGTTCTCTTAATTGCTATGTTGATTGGTCTTTTAGGTTTTGTGATCAGCAAAGGGGCAGCAAAATTAAATTGGAATTTTATCACATCCCCGCCTGACATGTTAAACGCAGGTGGAGGAATTGGTCCACAGCTATTTAACTCCCTATATTTATTGGTTTTAACTATGTGCTTCGCTGTTCCTATTGGGCTTGGCGCAGGAATTTACTTGGCTGAATACGCACCTGATCGAAAGTGGGTGCAAATGATTCGTATGTCTATTGAGGTACTTTCTTCCCTGCCGTCCATTGTTGTAGGTATGTTTGGACTGTTGCTTTTTGTTAGTATGACAGGCTGGGGATATTCATTGATCTCTGGTGCGATGGCTCTGACTGTATTTAATCTACCGTTAATCGTCCGTATTACAGAGGATGCCTTGCGTTCTGTCCCACAAGACCAGAAGGAAGCCAGCTATGCATTAGGTGTAACGAAATGGAAAACAATTGTTTCGGTCCTATTACCTGCTGCATTGCCTGGCTTGATTACAGGATTTGTACTTGCTTCTGGGCGCGTATTTGGAGAAGCGGCGGCGTTACTGTTTACAGCGGGTATGACCTCCCCTGATATACAATTCAATAACTTTGACCTAAGTAGCCCTTCTTCTCCATGGAACGTATTCCGTCCAGCAGAGTCTTTGGCTGTGCACATCTGGAAAATTAATGCGGAAGGTCTCGTTGCAGATGCACGGGAAATTGCGGATGGAGCGGCAGCTATTCTAGTGATCGCAGTTCTACTGTTTAATGGTGGGGCACGTTGGTTTGGCCGTTGGTTGCATAAACGTTTAACCAAAATTGCCGCGTAAGGAAGAGGGGAATCAATATGCCAATAACAATCGCCCAGAAAACAGCTATTATTGAAGCAGAGAGCTTGTCCGTGTTTTATGGTGATAAACATGCTGTAAAAAATATTAACATCCAAATGGAGCGCAATACAGTAACGGCGCTGATCGGTCCGTCGGGTTGTGGGAAATCTAGCTTTTTACGCACGATTAACCGAATGAACGAAGAGATTAGAGGTTGTCGTGTGACAGGGAGACTTTTGCTAGATGGAGCGGATATTTATGGTTCTTCAGTAAAAAAGGAGGGACTTCGTCAATCGGTGGGAATGCTGTTCCAACGTGCGAATCCCTTCCAAAAATCCATCTATGAAAATATTGCATTTGCACCACGATTTCACGGGACGTCAAATAAGGCCGAATTGAACTATATAGTGGAAGAAAGCTTACGAAAGGCTGCACTATGGGATGAAGTGAAGGATCGGTTGAATGATTCCGCCCTAGCTCTGTCTGGTGGTCAGCAGCAACGTCTATGCTTAGCACGAGCAATCGCAATGAAGCCGGGAGTTCTGCTCTTAGATGAGCCGTGTTCAGCGTTAGACCCAATTTCTACTTCGAAGATTGAAGAGCTCATCATCCAGTTGAAACACGATTATACGATTGTCATTGTGACTCATAATATGCATCAGGCTGTACGAGTAGCAGATGAGACGGCTTTCTTTCTCATGGGAGAGCTAGTGGAGAAAGCTTCAACTAACAATTTATTCAATGATCCGAAGCGAGCAGAAACGGCCGATTATCTTAGTGGCCGTTTTGGTTAAAATAAAGTAATACAAAAGCAAAAACCAGCATGGCTTTTAGTCCTTGCTGGTTTTTTTATATAACAGGAAAGCATAACGATATATGGTGGTTGTAAGGGTACAAATCCGCTTTTTTTGTGATTAGGCATGACAATGGCCTGTTTTTTACGGATTCTTTCTTTTTTTAGTCTGTTTTATAGACGAAATGAGTATACTAATTTTTTAGTGGAAGGAAAGTGAAAGT
This is a stretch of genomic DNA from Brevibacillus laterosporus DSM 25. It encodes these proteins:
- the pstA gene encoding phosphate ABC transporter permease PstA, translating into MTNKQKDKIATFLLTGIAVLLIAMLIGLLGFVISKGAAKLNWNFITSPPDMLNAGGGIGPQLFNSLYLLVLTMCFAVPIGLGAGIYLAEYAPDRKWVQMIRMSIEVLSSLPSIVVGMFGLLLFVSMTGWGYSLISGAMALTVFNLPLIVRITEDALRSVPQDQKEASYALGVTKWKTIVSVLLPAALPGLITGFVLASGRVFGEAAALLFTAGMTSPDIQFNNFDLSSPSSPWNVFRPAESLAVHIWKINAEGLVADAREIADGAAAILVIAVLLFNGGARWFGRWLHKRLTKIAA
- the pstB gene encoding phosphate ABC transporter ATP-binding protein PstB, yielding MPITIAQKTAIIEAESLSVFYGDKHAVKNINIQMERNTVTALIGPSGCGKSSFLRTINRMNEEIRGCRVTGRLLLDGADIYGSSVKKEGLRQSVGMLFQRANPFQKSIYENIAFAPRFHGTSNKAELNYIVEESLRKAALWDEVKDRLNDSALALSGGQQQRLCLARAIAMKPGVLLLDEPCSALDPISTSKIEELIIQLKHDYTIVIVTHNMHQAVRVADETAFFLMGELVEKASTNNLFNDPKRAETADYLSGRFG